The nucleotide sequence GTTGCTTTGGGTTccagtttaaaaaataaaagaagttgCAAACTGTATGGTTATCATATTCTGTTTTGAACTTTCTCCTATAATTCATAAGATACTTATTGCAATTAGGCTAGGCCAATTAGAAATGTCCTACTAAAGCTAATTTCAAATAACTGTGAAGTCTACCTATCAATATGGACTGAGCAAGGTCTTTAACCAACATAAGGTAAATAGTGTGGAGTCTGCTGATGCTTAAATCTAGGTTTAGTTTTGGCAATTCCAATACAAAAAGTGATACTAAAGCTAAGAGCCAAATTTTACAGCCAGGAAAGTTGGTGGTTGATGGCTGTACCTATTTACAAGCTTTTGAGAAATCCGATAATCAGAGGAGTGGAAGTCCTTGCTGCTTCTATGGAAGTGCCAACCTAAATCTGCCACAGCTGTCCTCAATACTTAAATCTATGAAGAGGTGCATGCAGGTCTATAGGAGTATGTATGTGTTCATTTGGCATTCTAATAGAGAAGATGCGTGTGTACGTGCTATCTACTTCCAACACCAGAAGTACAAGTTGCATAACCATGGAAACAAGTTCTAGCTATGTTGTACCTACTTTTATTTTTTCCAATAACTGCAGATCTAGTTGGGGTCAGTTCCCTTCTATTTCCTTAGATATTGTTTTGAGTATATCAAATATATATTGTTGGAATGTTGCGAAAACTGCTGAAGTGGTTTCTGCTTGTTTCTCCTTTGACAGTCCACTAATTTTTCAATCAGGTTTCCATGAGCTCTCTGCTGATTTGATGGAGGCGGCAATTGCTCATTGTCAACTAATCATTGTATCCAAGTAACAACCCTACCTACTTTTACAGTACAGCTTAATAAATTCTGGTTCTTTGAACATTTGTTTTATGGCTCTAGCATACTAAAATCCCAGAGAAAAACAAATCTCTACTGTATATAATCTCATCCCCCTTTTGCGCCGTCAAAACTCAAGCTCACTGACTAAGCTTTTAATGATTCTCTCAACTTACATCAAGCAACATAACAAAGTGCCTTCATTCCATGTTACCATGCTCAGATTCATTGACAAGGTTCAAGAAGACATACAAGGACGTGGAGTTAAAGAAGTGCTCCAGATTCTCTGCAGTGTCTATGCTCTCTCTCTGGTTCATAAGCACCTTGGCGATTTCATCACGACAGGGTACATTACACCCAAACAAGGTGCACTAGCTAATGAGAAACTTCGATCTCAATATTCCCAGGTTTGTATTAATTTCCCTCCCAATTCCATGGTTTTCGTTTCCTATTTGAAATTACTTGGCGGCTTCATTGAAATGGATCAATGGCCATTGCAGCTTCGCCTTAATGCTGTTGCACTAGTCGATGCGTTTAACTACACTGATCACTATCTGGGTTCAATTCTTGGTCGCTTTGATGGAAATGTGTATCCCAACCTCTATGAGGCGGCATGGAATGATCCACTAAATGATTCAGTTGTGCCCGATGGATACCATGAGTACATCAAGCCCTTGATCCAGCAGAAGCTGGCAGCATCAAGGCTGTGAAGATACTATTATTCTAATAGCCTTACCGAatgattattttttcttttatattttggcACTCCAGAGGGAGGACCTCCTAGCCATCTATATTCAATAAGGACTATTAGCAAGTAGAAAAACTTAGTCCGATGATGATTTAATTCTATCATGTAGATGATGTCGTTTAGAATTGTAATTGTGCGTGGAATTTGGGCTTTAGCAGTCATGAGGTAATGAGCTCTCATTTGCTTGGATCTCAACTGATGCCAACTGTTTATGGGCTATGTTGAAATTTGTTCGACTACGGCATTAACTTTATAACTCATACCATGAAATTTATATCTTTAGAAAAaatgattaaataaaaaattaagataattgaaaattaatttagattAATATTTAAAAGGTTGACGAGGGAAGTGATATATTATCTTAGATAATCGATCAAAAAtatcgaaaataaaataaaacttctacataatattcattatatatatagtCTTgagataaattatataaaaaataaaaaaggaagagTAAATATTCTAAATGGATTAATGAAagtattttctataaaaataaagTTACAAAAGGATAACTcttaatctatattttttttatactgtTATGAATTAACCCATtggatatatttaaaataatttatcatgataCATATTATTTATAAAAGATATAATAATTAGTGGGGTAAACGAATCAAATCGAGTCGAATATGTTGAAAATTTTAAGGCTCGAATTTGGCTTGAAAAAGATATATTCGAATTCGAGCTCaattcgaagctcgaaaaatttaaaattttatgttcgagttcggctcgaaagatTCGAATATGTCtgcgaactattcgaattattgctaAAAATAGGTACTCGAAaggttcaaaatttatttatttaatatatatttaatttatattaataaaatattaaagctCACAAGCGGTTCGTGAACTATTGAATAATATAATTTGGGTTCGAGTTCGACTCgaaaaaaaatttgaacatgttcgagttcgatTCGAATTCAATAAATTCGAATAcaatcaaatatttttcaaaccgaCTCGTAAAGCTCACAAGTCGGTTCGATTTATTTGCAACTCTAATTATAATAATGAGactaaaaaaaatgttaaatttaaattttgatgggAGATATTGAAAGTTAGAGGTTTTAGGTTTTATAAAgtcaaaaaatattaaatttaagtttagtaagtAACAGACATAaacaataattattaaaataggaGATGTCGGGTTAATTatagttaaaagatttaaatatctaaaattatttttataaaatagtaaaaaaattgataaagatacttatataaaatataaataaaatgacTGAAATGAAGGAAGACATAAGgtattttttatgataataagATATATTTCTacagtttaataaaaaattctacAATATGATGATGAGATGTGTTAtgttataatattatattatgcataaatgaaaatattaaagtaaatgaacataagaaataaaaatattaaaaaaataaaacttattaagaacaaatttcaAAAGACACATTTAAAATCATATAAACATAAACTTAAATGATTAATAAATATTCTAATTTTCAATGAAAGACGGTGACAAATACACACATCAAGAAAGGTTAAAaactatttaattaataataataaaataaaataaaataaattttattttaataataataataataataataataggatTCTATTTAGTTGGATAAAATATCAGTTTTTGTTGTGCTTGGAAAGTTCTGAACTAAGCAATTGGTgtaccaagatttagtataaaatCCAAAATAAACTACTGGAGAAGGCATTTCTGCCACAAagtacacaattgacttatcatcCATCACATACAGCATCAAAACATGGCATGATAATACTCCTTTTAATAATTaaaggaatttaaaaaaaaaatattaaaaaatgttttATCAAAAGAACTCTATCAGTTGTCCTCAacttaaaaagaatttattactgACCTAGCTGCACAACAAATTTAATATATGCGTCTAAGGGTATGCGCCAGGTGTAAAGAGAATTgcaaaat is from Zingiber officinale cultivar Zhangliang chromosome 7B, Zo_v1.1, whole genome shotgun sequence and encodes:
- the LOC122005634 gene encoding peroxisomal acyl-coenzyme A oxidase 1-like, whose product is MKTISQLGTGKQPVGTTAYMGRIQHLMQSKCDVLTAEDWLKPSVILEAFEARAIRMAVKCAKDISQFPSQEDGFHELSADLMEAAIAHCQLIIVSKFIDKVQEDIQGRGVKEVLQILCSVYALSLVHKHLGDFITTGYITPKQGALANEKLRSQYSQLRLNAVALVDAFNYTDHYLGSILGRFDGNVYPNLYEAAWNDPLNDSVVPDGYHEYIKPLIQQKLAASRL